Proteins encoded within one genomic window of Thioploca ingrica:
- a CDS encoding putative site-specific integrase-resolvase yields MDWFEYYLEQHGCKLIIINNESLSPESEMVQDLMAIIHGFSRRLYGLRRYKKIIKDAVSENSNSV; encoded by the coding sequence ATGGATTGGTTTGAATATTACTTAGAACAACATGGCTGTAAACTAATTATTATCAATAACGAATCATTATCGCCGGAATCAGAAATGGTACAAGATTTAATGGCGATTATCCATGGTTTTTCACGTCGTTTGTATGGGTTACGCCGATATAAAAAAATCATAAAGGATGCTGTTAGTGAAAACTCAAATAGCGTTTAG
- a CDS encoding poly(R)-hydroxyalkanoic acid synthase subunit PhaE: MSKTSPWAEALELWWQALSASISKTNQPIFKKFLDQGKNYFRLNEEFMKVFQDLFTDETIKNNETLLWEKGFATLRENFNHLLQNKSNKTVDFWELPLENWRQTISLLTNLPGNLFSPSATEAFNSIQPVYEKFLQLLSVPHANLTQKWPEILEERTRLWRNYQQAQEQYVVLFNKIGLHTIDLLHDKIMKMRQQGEQITQLRAVYDLWIDCGEEAYAQFARTDEYSQTNARLINSWMAWRQYEHQQLDEILATLNIPTRQEMDKMSYRLQQMGRELKTQRNGINEKLVAELYKEINLLKSEVAQLKQNPKPASHSRRSTRKKVVSQPITEPLSPQSTATNLNDDTPPNGDLSSR; this comes from the coding sequence ATGTCAAAAACTTCACCTTGGGCAGAGGCATTAGAATTATGGTGGCAAGCTTTGTCTGCCTCAATTTCAAAAACTAATCAGCCCATATTTAAGAAATTTCTTGATCAAGGCAAAAACTATTTTCGCCTTAACGAAGAGTTTATGAAAGTCTTTCAAGATTTATTTACGGATGAAACGATCAAGAACAATGAAACCCTATTATGGGAAAAAGGCTTTGCAACCCTTCGAGAAAATTTTAATCACTTATTGCAAAATAAAAGTAACAAAACCGTTGATTTTTGGGAACTACCTTTAGAAAACTGGCGACAAACCATTTCCTTATTGACTAATTTACCGGGTAACTTATTCTCACCCTCAGCAACTGAAGCGTTTAATTCAATCCAACCCGTTTACGAAAAATTTCTGCAACTGCTGTCGGTTCCTCATGCCAATCTTACTCAAAAATGGCCAGAAATTCTTGAAGAAAGAACTCGATTATGGCGCAATTACCAACAAGCTCAAGAACAATATGTCGTGCTGTTTAATAAAATTGGATTACATACGATTGATTTGCTGCACGATAAAATAATGAAAATGCGCCAACAAGGCGAACAAATTACACAATTACGTGCTGTTTACGATCTATGGATTGATTGTGGTGAAGAAGCCTATGCTCAATTTGCGCGTACCGACGAATATAGTCAAACGAATGCCCGTCTTATCAATAGTTGGATGGCTTGGAGACAGTATGAACATCAACAACTTGATGAAATATTAGCGACTTTAAATATACCAACCCGTCAAGAAATGGATAAAATGAGTTATCGTTTACAACAAATGGGACGGGAATTAAAAACGCAACGCAATGGAATCAATGAGAAGTTAGTAGCTGAACTTTACAAGGAAATCAATCTATTGAAATCTGAAGTGGCTCAACTGAAACAAAATCCAAAACCGGCGAGCCATTCCCGTCGTTCGACTCGCAAAAAAGTCGTTTCTCAACCGATTACTGAACCCCTTTCTCCCCAATCAACGGCAACCAATCTTAATGATGATACCCCACCCAATGGAGATTTATCTAGTAGATAG
- a CDS encoding putative site-specific integrase-resolvase yields MNTYRLKEFARLIAKTTNTLQRWDREGILKAHRTPTNRRFYTYEQLFEILGVKENKRIAMSYCHVSSAGQKDDLLTQQQAVADFCTRAGIAIDEAIAEIGGGLNLKRKQFVRMISLVESRAVHT; encoded by the coding sequence ATGAATACATATAGACTTAAAGAATTTGCCAGGCTTATTGCCAAAACGACCAACACCTTACAACGTTGGGATAGGGAAGGAATTTTAAAAGCGCATAGAACACCTACTAATAGGCGTTTTTATACCTATGAGCAACTGTTTGAAATATTGGGTGTCAAAGAAAATAAACGGATTGCAATGAGCTATTGCCATGTTTCTAGCGCGGGACAAAAAGATGATTTACTAACCCAACAACAAGCAGTTGCTGATTTTTGTACCCGTGCGGGTATTGCGATTGACGAAGCGATAGCAGAAATAGGCGGCGGTTTAAATTTAAAACGTAAACAATTTGTTAGAATGATATCCTTGGTTGAGTCAAGGGCAGTTCACACTTGA
- a CDS encoding tRNA dihydrouridine synthase B — MQIGTYTLKNRLILAPMAGVTDRPFRQLCKTMGAGMAVSEMISSNSLLWGSEKTKRRANHEGEVEPRCVQIVGADPQLMVKAAQYNVANGAQLIDINMGCPAKKVCRVMAGSALLKDEPLVGKILAAIVKAVAVPVTVKIRTGWDKTHRNGVRIAQLAEQVGIQAIAVHGRTRACGYSGEAEYDTIAEIKATVNIPVIANGDIRSPEKAKQVLDYTGADAIMIGRAAQGRPWLFREIEHYLQTGEKLAEPSISEIQDILLTHLDNLYQFYGEYTGVRMARKHLSWYSKGQPHGAIFRDTINRVESSVEQVKLMHRFFTQLMATSPGLIG; from the coding sequence ATGCAAATTGGCACTTATACCCTCAAAAATCGTCTCATATTAGCCCCTATGGCTGGGGTAACTGACCGTCCTTTTCGCCAATTATGTAAAACCATGGGGGCTGGGATGGCGGTATCAGAAATGATTTCATCTAACTCGTTATTATGGGGCAGCGAAAAAACTAAACGTCGTGCTAATCATGAAGGTGAAGTGGAACCCCGTTGCGTACAAATCGTGGGTGCTGATCCCCAATTAATGGTTAAAGCTGCGCAATACAATGTAGCTAATGGTGCGCAACTAATTGATATTAATATGGGTTGTCCGGCTAAAAAAGTCTGTCGGGTCATGGCTGGCTCAGCCTTATTAAAAGACGAGCCATTAGTCGGTAAAATCCTGGCAGCGATTGTTAAGGCAGTGGCAGTGCCAGTCACCGTGAAAATCCGTACCGGTTGGGACAAAACGCATCGGAATGGGGTTCGGATTGCACAACTCGCTGAACAAGTGGGTATTCAAGCCATTGCTGTTCATGGACGGACTCGTGCTTGTGGTTACAGTGGCGAAGCGGAATATGACACGATTGCCGAAATTAAAGCGACGGTTAATATACCCGTCATTGCTAATGGCGATATTCGCAGTCCAGAAAAGGCAAAACAGGTACTGGATTACACCGGAGCAGATGCCATCATGATCGGTCGTGCCGCTCAAGGTCGTCCTTGGCTGTTTCGGGAAATCGAGCATTATTTACAAACCGGGGAGAAATTAGCTGAACCGTCGATCAGTGAAATCCAGGATATTTTGTTGACTCATTTAGACAATCTTTATCAATTTTATGGCGAATATACGGGAGTACGGATGGCTCGTAAACATTTATCATGGTACAGCAAAGGTCAACCGCATGGCGCTATTTTTCGGGATACAATCAATCGGGTTGAAAGTAGTGTTGAACAAGTTAAATTGATGCACCGTTTTTTCACGCAATTAATGGCAACTTCTCCGGGTCTAATCGGTTAA
- a CDS encoding 23S rRNA (guanosine-2'-O-)-methyltransferase has translation MAKSKYEQIYGLHAVQQILATDISRVYELWVQEGRHDAQLQAMLTQVQQQGIAIHTVPRKTLDKLTQVAHHQGIVIRCQTRPLETQPTLETVIATVTTPPFLLVLDEVQDPHNLGACLRTADAAGIHAVVIPKNRACGLSGVVRKVASGAADTVPLIPVTNLATTLRWLQEQGVWLVGADSHSQISLFETRLTGPLALVFGSEGTGLRRLTREICDVLVHIPMLGTVASLNVSVAAGVCLYEAVRQRRGLTD, from the coding sequence ATGGCTAAAAGTAAATACGAACAAATCTACGGTCTTCATGCAGTACAACAGATTCTAGCCACTGATATCAGTCGGGTGTATGAATTATGGGTACAGGAAGGTCGACATGATGCTCAATTGCAGGCGATGTTAACTCAAGTTCAACAACAGGGAATTGCAATTCATACCGTGCCGCGGAAAACTTTAGATAAATTAACCCAAGTTGCTCATCATCAAGGAATTGTGATCCGGTGCCAAACTCGCCCGCTCGAAACGCAACCGACTCTAGAAACGGTTATCGCCACAGTAACAACACCGCCTTTTTTACTAGTGTTAGATGAAGTACAAGATCCGCATAATTTAGGGGCTTGTTTACGGACAGCCGATGCTGCTGGGATTCATGCCGTTGTTATCCCTAAAAATCGAGCCTGTGGATTATCTGGCGTCGTGCGAAAAGTCGCCAGCGGTGCGGCTGATACCGTTCCTTTAATTCCAGTGACCAATTTAGCGACCACTTTGCGTTGGTTACAGGAACAAGGGGTGTGGTTGGTTGGAGCAGACAGTCATAGTCAAATCAGCCTGTTTGAGACTCGCTTAACGGGCCCTTTAGCTTTGGTGTTCGGTTCGGAGGGAACGGGACTGCGGCGGCTTACCCGGGAAATTTGTGATGTATTAGTTCATATTCCGATGCTAGGAACCGTGGCCAGTCTCAATGTATCCGTTGCCGCTGGGGTTTGTTTATACGAAGCGGTGCGGCAACGACGTGGTTTAACCGATTAG
- a CDS encoding type II restriction endonuclease PvuII, whose product MKQHPDKNKLDELFPCIREYQELALKHGIQDIFQDNGGKLLQVILTTSLKVLPGREGNDAIDEFGNEYELKSVNILLTKSFSTHHHLNPTIIRKYREVNWVFSVYEGIELKEIYVLIPKQLEPFYQKWENKWYKEGNKDINNPKIPLSYVRKNGYLIFPIREPGNN is encoded by the coding sequence ATGAAACAACACCCCGATAAAAACAAGCTTGACGAATTATTTCCCTGTATTCGGGAGTATCAAGAGTTGGCATTAAAACATGGTATCCAAGATATTTTTCAGGATAATGGAGGTAAACTCTTGCAAGTCATCTTGACAACGAGTCTTAAAGTTTTACCTGGGCGGGAAGGTAATGATGCTATAGATGAATTTGGTAACGAGTACGAATTAAAATCGGTTAATATTCTACTGACTAAAAGTTTTTCTACCCATCATCACCTGAACCCCACTATTATCAGAAAATATCGTGAAGTTAATTGGGTGTTTTCCGTATATGAGGGTATCGAACTAAAAGAAATCTATGTACTTATTCCAAAACAATTAGAGCCTTTTTACCAAAAATGGGAGAATAAATGGTACAAGGAAGGAAATAAAGATATCAATAATCCTAAAATTCCACTGTCTTATGTGAGAAAAAATGGCTATCTTATCTTCCCAATAAGAGAACCTGGAAACAATTAA
- a CDS encoding XRE family transcriptional regulator: MRTTLSIRELFAHNLKVWRQKKKFSQEELADRSGLHRTYISSVERAKRNISIDNIEKLANALEVNICVLLSSDNFNETTPR; encoded by the coding sequence ATGAGAACCACACTAAGTATACGCGAATTATTTGCTCATAATCTAAAAGTATGGCGGCAAAAGAAAAAATTTTCCCAGGAAGAACTGGCTGATAGATCCGGACTTCATCGAACCTATATTAGTTCAGTAGAACGGGCAAAACGTAACATATCTATAGATAATATAGAAAAACTCGCTAATGCACTTGAAGTAAATATTTGTGTGTTGTTGTCAAGCGACAATTTCAATGAAACAACACCCCGATAA
- a CDS encoding thiopurine S-methyltransferase (TPMT): MTTEKRELPDWETLYQTEPVEKMPWFYEALDHDFANTLKQLNITQGRLLDLGTGPGTQAMVLAQMGFTVTATDISSAAIAKAKHHSLEQHHQIDFIQDDILNSQLQQTFQVILDRGCFHVMHSEQRESYLKTTYRLLEPNGYLLLKCFSHLETMAEGPYRFTPAEITTFFSPLFKIHSITASVFQGTREPPPQALFSIMEKK, from the coding sequence ATGACGACTGAAAAACGCGAATTACCGGATTGGGAGACGTTATACCAAACTGAACCCGTAGAAAAAATGCCTTGGTTTTATGAAGCGCTTGATCACGATTTTGCCAATACGCTAAAGCAACTGAATATAACCCAGGGTCGCCTTTTAGATCTCGGGACTGGTCCAGGAACCCAAGCGATGGTTTTAGCTCAAATGGGATTCACTGTCACTGCCACCGATATATCTTCTGCAGCTATCGCGAAAGCGAAACACCACAGCTTAGAACAACACCATCAAATTGACTTTATTCAAGACGATATCCTCAATAGTCAACTCCAGCAAACTTTCCAAGTTATTTTGGATCGAGGCTGTTTTCACGTCATGCACTCAGAACAAAGAGAATCTTACCTGAAAACCACGTATCGTCTTCTGGAACCCAATGGTTATCTATTACTAAAATGCTTTAGTCATTTAGAAACCATGGCAGAAGGTCCATACCGTTTTACCCCAGCAGAAATAACGACTTTTTTTAGTCCCTTATTTAAGATTCATTCCATAACCGCCAGTGTCTTTCAGGGAACCCGAGAACCTCCACCACAAGCTTTATTCTCTATCATGGAGAAAAAATAA
- a CDS encoding transposase, IS605 OrfB family, central region, whose protein sequence is MLLVKTQIAFSDKLNQGKYQAMLEQARRLGVIRTEVWQRFGSIKGVGLPDRTIRDKWIKEGRQFNVGATPWKQTLGDAIGDIKANREAAKVKARQAITRHTQDELEQKRCTPY, encoded by the coding sequence ATGCTGTTAGTGAAAACTCAAATAGCGTTTAGCGACAAGCTAAATCAAGGCAAGTATCAAGCAATGCTTGAACAGGCTAGACGCTTGGGTGTGATTCGCACTGAAGTTTGGCAGCGTTTTGGTTCGATAAAAGGCGTAGGATTACCAGATAGAACCATCCGAGATAAATGGATTAAAGAAGGCAGACAATTCAATGTCGGTGCAACCCCGTGGAAACAAACCTTAGGTGATGCAATAGGCGATATAAAAGCGAATCGTGAAGCGGCCAAAGTGAAAGCCAGACAAGCTATTACACGACACACTCAAGACGAGTTAGAACAAAAACGTTGTACACCTTATTAA
- a CDS encoding transposase — protein sequence MYTLLKSDKWMDDKYLTRVMRKVCQRGHNHTYNQIIVRSDDYTVFTLRTSTSSAPRKNVWIKIPSLVKGKRIAIPLSTNVAPKGNLRIILRHEKIEVHYAVEVEETNDCGTQTLGVDKGFTEVLTDSDGGTLRRKSWRSFNQRI from the coding sequence TTGTACACCTTATTAAAATCCGATAAATGGATGGATGACAAATATCTAACCCGTGTTATGCGTAAAGTCTGTCAGCGTGGACACAATCATACTTATAACCAAATAATAGTGCGGTCAGATGATTATACAGTTTTTACCTTACGTACTTCGACAAGTTCAGCACCTCGCAAAAATGTTTGGATTAAAATTCCTAGCCTAGTAAAGGGCAAGCGGATTGCGATACCGTTAAGTACGAATGTTGCACCCAAAGGCAATTTAAGAATTATTTTGCGTCATGAAAAAATTGAAGTTCACTATGCGGTAGAAGTCGAAGAAACTAATGATTGTGGTACACAAACACTAGGCGTAGATAAAGGATTTACGGAAGTTTTAACCGATTCTGACGGGGGAACATTACGGCGAAAATCTTGGCGAAGTTTTAACCAAAGAATCTGA
- a CDS encoding glycosyl hydrolase encodes MLNNNRRDTLSSESRRDFLKLIGKSTAGVALLTGCAISSATNTSLPAAPLIHRHSTHSLSDMSLEIKIGQMLMVGFRGLTITNHYDPVVQDIRDRHIGGVILFDQDVPQKQPVRNIQSPSQVRSLVTALQAYAEIPLLIGIDYEGGVINRLKAQYGFPHTVSHQYLGSQNNPQLTHQYASQMAKALAAMGVNLNFAPVVDLNVNPHNPIIGKRERSFSADPTIVSNQAFEFISAHHQQGVLCTLKHFPGHGSSAQDSHLGLVDVTDSWSEPELIPYRKLIPTGQVDAIMTGHLFNKHLDPIYPATLSKKILTELLRQELNYNGVVFSDDIQMKAIAHHYGLKTAVQKAIEAGVDIILIGNNLDVFVEDIATQVTTIIKQLVQTGTISPARIDESYQRIQLLKSKLRF; translated from the coding sequence ATGCTCAATAACAACCGCCGTGACACCTTATCCAGTGAGTCTCGCCGTGATTTCCTGAAATTAATTGGCAAAAGTACTGCCGGCGTAGCCTTGTTAACCGGTTGTGCGATCTCTTCGGCTACCAATACTTCACTGCCAGCGGCACCACTTATTCATCGTCATTCTACCCATTCCTTATCAGATATGAGCTTAGAAATCAAAATTGGTCAAATGTTGATGGTCGGTTTTCGGGGCTTAACCATAACTAATCACTACGATCCGGTGGTACAAGACATCCGTGATCGTCATATTGGTGGGGTTATTCTGTTTGACCAGGATGTTCCTCAAAAACAACCCGTGCGTAATATCCAATCCCCTTCACAGGTAAGATCCCTGGTAACCGCATTACAAGCTTATGCAGAAATCCCTTTATTAATTGGCATCGATTATGAAGGCGGTGTCATCAATCGCTTAAAAGCACAATACGGCTTTCCACACACCGTTTCCCATCAATATTTAGGCAGTCAAAATAACCCTCAGTTAACTCATCAGTATGCCAGTCAAATGGCAAAAGCTTTGGCAGCAATGGGTGTGAACCTTAACTTTGCGCCGGTAGTTGATCTCAATGTTAATCCTCATAATCCTATTATTGGCAAGCGGGAACGTAGTTTTTCAGCCGATCCAACGATTGTGAGTAACCAAGCGTTTGAATTTATCAGCGCACATCATCAACAAGGGGTTCTATGTACGTTAAAACACTTCCCCGGTCATGGTAGTTCGGCACAGGATTCGCATCTGGGGTTAGTTGACGTAACAGACAGTTGGTCAGAACCAGAGTTAATTCCTTATAGAAAGCTCATTCCAACGGGACAAGTCGATGCGATTATGACTGGACACCTTTTCAATAAACACCTGGATCCCATTTATCCGGCCACTTTGTCAAAAAAAATCCTTACTGAACTTCTGCGTCAGGAATTAAATTATAATGGTGTCGTATTCTCTGATGATATTCAAATGAAGGCGATTGCTCACCATTATGGGTTAAAAACGGCGGTTCAAAAAGCGATTGAAGCGGGAGTGGATATTATCTTGATTGGCAATAACTTAGATGTTTTTGTTGAAGATATTGCCACTCAAGTCACGACAATTATCAAACAATTAGTTCAAACTGGCACCATTAGTCCCGCCCGGATTGATGAATCTTATCAAAGAATTCAATTACTAAAAAGTAAACTCCGGTTTTAA
- a CDS encoding polyhydroxyalkanoic acid synthase, producing the protein MSSPLQIYPEQAVQEMLEFNRKLAEGLKTLTEIGKIEVGITPKESVYQEDKLVLYRYKPVVDKPNPTPILIVYALVNRPYMMDLQPDRSLIKNLLAVGQDIYLIDWGYPDRTDRYLTLDDYINGYLHRCVNAIGNRHGLDKINLLGVCQGGTLSLCYSAIFPHKIKNLITMVTPVDFKTPDNLLSHWLQPIDIDLLVDTMGNIPGELLNWAFLSLKPLRLTGQKYLDMIDNLNNTETAKNFLRMEKWIFDSPDQAGEAFRQFAKDFFKHNKLIKGQLTIGEHKVDLSHITMPVLNIYATEDHLVPPAASKALSNYIGSQEYTEKSFQGGHIGIYVSARAQQQIPLLIAKWLEARN; encoded by the coding sequence GTGTCTTCCCCATTGCAAATTTATCCCGAACAAGCTGTTCAAGAAATGTTGGAATTTAATAGAAAGTTAGCTGAAGGACTGAAAACACTAACCGAAATTGGCAAAATCGAGGTTGGGATTACGCCTAAAGAATCAGTTTATCAAGAAGACAAATTAGTCTTATATCGCTATAAACCGGTGGTAGATAAACCCAATCCTACCCCCATATTGATCGTTTATGCTTTGGTCAATCGACCTTACATGATGGACTTGCAACCCGACCGTTCTCTGATTAAAAATTTATTAGCCGTTGGACAAGACATTTATTTAATTGATTGGGGTTATCCGGATCGCACCGACCGCTACTTAACCTTGGATGATTATATCAATGGTTATCTGCATCGCTGTGTTAATGCGATTGGTAATCGTCATGGTCTGGACAAAATCAATTTACTGGGTGTTTGTCAAGGTGGCACGTTAAGCTTATGTTATAGCGCTATCTTTCCCCACAAGATAAAAAATCTGATTACGATGGTTACTCCAGTTGATTTTAAGACCCCGGATAACTTACTGAGTCATTGGTTGCAACCCATTGATATTGATTTACTAGTCGATACTATGGGCAATATTCCTGGAGAATTACTCAATTGGGCATTTTTATCCTTAAAGCCGCTGCGCTTGACCGGACAGAAATATTTGGACATGATTGATAACTTAAATAACACTGAAACGGCTAAAAATTTTTTGCGAATGGAAAAATGGATTTTTGATAGCCCGGATCAAGCTGGTGAAGCATTTCGCCAATTTGCTAAAGATTTTTTTAAACACAATAAACTGATTAAAGGTCAATTGACTATTGGTGAACATAAAGTCGATTTGAGTCATATCACCATGCCGGTATTAAATATTTATGCGACTGAAGATCATCTCGTTCCACCAGCCGCTTCTAAAGCACTCTCAAACTACATCGGTAGCCAGGAATATACCGAGAAATCTTTTCAAGGCGGACATATTGGAATTTATGTCAGTGCTCGTGCTCAACAACAAATACCCCTCTTAATTGCTAAATGGTTGGAAGCGAGGAATTAA
- a CDS encoding DNA methyltransferase SptAIM, with amino-acid sequence MQSFFDQDPAYSTRLGAIYCADSLKMLEQLPNNSINLVMTSPPFALQRQKEYGNQEQDEYVEWLAEFGKLIYQKLTDNGSLVLDLGGAYQKGVPVRSLYNFRVLLTFCDDIGFSLAEDFYWFNPSKLPSPIEWVNKRKLRAKDSINTIWWLSKTQWPKADITKVLVEYSPRMKKLLAAPSEFYSPAKRPSGHDISAGFGKDNGGAIPPNLLQIPNSESNSNYLSSCKTLNIKSHPARFPAKLPEFFINFLTEPGDWVVDIFAGSNTTGSVAESLHRRWLSFELEIEYVAASVLRFLDQPTTNQLHDIYEKILSGDSLFLDELSFVRPSSSQLALL; translated from the coding sequence ATGCAATCATTTTTTGATCAAGACCCAGCCTATTCCACCCGGTTAGGTGCCATCTATTGTGCAGATTCGCTAAAAATGCTGGAGCAATTGCCAAACAACAGTATCAATTTAGTCATGACCAGTCCCCCATTTGCTCTACAACGTCAAAAGGAATATGGGAACCAAGAACAAGATGAATATGTCGAATGGTTAGCTGAATTTGGCAAATTAATTTACCAAAAGTTGACTGATAATGGCAGCTTAGTACTTGATTTGGGAGGTGCGTATCAAAAAGGTGTGCCAGTAAGAAGCTTGTATAACTTTCGCGTGTTGCTTACTTTTTGCGATGATATTGGCTTTTCTTTGGCAGAGGATTTTTATTGGTTTAATCCTTCCAAGTTACCCAGCCCGATTGAATGGGTAAATAAAAGAAAACTCCGAGCCAAAGATTCCATCAACACCATTTGGTGGCTTAGCAAAACTCAATGGCCAAAAGCGGATATAACCAAAGTATTAGTTGAATATAGTCCGAGAATGAAAAAACTACTGGCAGCACCCAGTGAATTTTATTCTCCAGCTAAGCGACCTTCAGGACATGATATTTCGGCGGGTTTTGGTAAAGACAATGGTGGTGCAATCCCGCCTAATTTATTGCAAATTCCAAACTCAGAATCGAATAGTAACTACCTTTCTAGCTGTAAAACACTGAATATTAAAAGTCATCCGGCACGATTTCCGGCAAAATTGCCCGAGTTTTTTATCAATTTCTTAACGGAACCAGGTGATTGGGTGGTAGATATTTTTGCTGGCTCCAATACCACCGGTTCAGTTGCCGAAAGCCTTCATAGACGGTGGCTGAGTTTCGAGTTAGAAATTGAATATGTTGCGGCTTCGGTATTACGTTTTTTAGATCAGCCAACAACAAATCAACTACATGATATATACGAAAAAATACTCTCTGGCGACAGCCTGTTTCTTGACGAGCTTTCATTTGTTCGCCCGAGTTCTTCTCAACTCGCTTTATTATGA